In a genomic window of Salegentibacter salegens:
- a CDS encoding aldo/keto reductase: MRKISLNDGNKIPIVGLGTYKATEQEGIESVAAAISKGYSLIDTAAIYGNEEAVGKGIKASEVLREDIFVTTKLWRENLGYESTKKEFEKSLKRPDVDYIDLYLIHWPANAKNYDNWQKTNADTWRAMEELQAEGKIKSIGVSNFFQEHLEALFQTANVIPAINQIEFHPGYWQEELTAYCKKQNIVVESWSPLARGKVFENKVLETIAKKHNKSVSQVCLRWIIQHDVIVIPKSTSPERIQENIDLFDFELSAAEMEKINKLPQMGFSGELPNIWPDKV, encoded by the coding sequence ATGAGAAAAATAAGCTTAAACGATGGAAATAAAATACCAATAGTAGGATTGGGAACCTACAAAGCTACAGAGCAGGAAGGAATTGAATCGGTGGCAGCGGCTATTTCCAAAGGCTATTCCCTAATAGATACGGCGGCAATATATGGAAATGAAGAAGCTGTAGGAAAAGGAATAAAAGCCAGCGAAGTTTTAAGGGAAGACATTTTTGTAACTACTAAATTATGGCGGGAGAACTTAGGTTATGAATCAACTAAAAAAGAATTTGAAAAATCTTTAAAGAGACCTGACGTAGACTACATCGATCTATATTTAATACACTGGCCTGCCAATGCTAAAAATTACGACAACTGGCAAAAAACCAATGCTGATACCTGGCGCGCAATGGAAGAATTACAAGCTGAAGGCAAAATAAAATCTATAGGGGTAAGTAATTTTTTTCAGGAACATTTAGAAGCTTTATTTCAAACAGCCAATGTTATTCCGGCAATTAATCAAATAGAATTTCATCCAGGCTATTGGCAAGAGGAATTAACAGCCTACTGTAAAAAACAAAATATAGTCGTTGAGTCCTGGTCTCCTTTGGCAAGAGGAAAAGTATTTGAAAATAAAGTCCTGGAGACAATCGCCAAAAAACACAACAAATCTGTTTCCCAGGTTTGTTTGCGATGGATTATTCAGCACGATGTAATTGTGATCCCAAAATCTACATCGCCCGAAAGAATTCAAGAAAATATAGATCTTTTCGATTTTGAACTCTCCGCAGCAGAAATGGAAAAAATTAATAAACTTCCCCAAATGGGCTTTAGTGGAGAATTGCCTAA